In the genome of Salmo trutta chromosome 18, fSalTru1.1, whole genome shotgun sequence, one region contains:
- the LOC115153254 gene encoding pleckstrin homology domain-containing family A member 1 isoform X8: MRKFFLQANDQQDLVEWVNALNKATKITVPKLCNAQQNVENQKALLDILGPKKQVSYRTDIIGGVPIITQTQQEGGEGQEGSERELLRRSYSQLPYFLGRPTQDRAVIKSGYCVKQGAVMRNWKRRYFLLEDNTMSYFKSDLEKEPLRMIPLKEVHKVQECKQSDIMMRDNLFEVVTTSRTFYIQADSPEEMHSWIKAVSGAIVAQRGPGRSAATMRQARRLSNPCIQRYTARIGECSTYVSSCTPKCLLYTEHCGRSSPSTFYRSQPGPPVPRSPISAVPPYPGCPSVAGGARSEPCVGQRALHEPPAATQPRPTVPAGDTPVQVTADSARESPWRRRSSFEPYPPEPPLDLDADDLPVSEV, translated from the exons ATGAGGAAATTCTTCCTCCAGGCCAATGATCAGCAGGACCTGGTGGAATGGGTGAATGCTCTCAATAAGGCCACCAAAATCACT GTGCCAAAGTTATGTAATGCCCAACAGAATGTGGAGAACCAGAAAGCTCTTCTGGACATCCTGGGACCCAAGAAGCAGGTCTCCTACAGGACTGACATCATTGGGGGAGTTCCCATCATCACTCAGACGCAG CAGGAAGGGGGCGAGGGCCAGGAGGGTTCGGAGCGTGAGTTGCTGCGGAGGTCGTACAGCCAGCTGCCATACTTTCTGGGCAGGCCGACCCAGGACCGGGCGGTCATCAAGTCAGGCTACTGTGTGAAGCAGGGAGCTGTG ATGAGAAATTGGAAAAGGAGATATTTCTTACTGGAGGATAACACCATGAGTTACTTCAAATCAGATCTG GAGAAGGAGCCTCTGAGAATGATTCCATTGAAAGAGGTCCACAAAGTTCAGGAGTGCAAACAGAG TGACATCATGATGAGGGATAATCTCTTTGAGGTTGTCACCACTTCTAGGACTTTTTACATCCAG GCTGACAGTCCAGAGGAGATGCACAGCTGGATCAAGGCTGTGTCTGGTGCCATCGTAGCCCAGCGGGGACCTGGGAGATCTGCAGCCACA ATGCGGCAGGCCAGACGGCTGTCAAACCCCTGTATACAGAGGTATACGGCCCGAATCGGGGAGTGCAGCACGTATGTCAGCTCCTGTACCCCAAAGTGCCTTCTATATACT GAGCACTGTGGCCGTTCCTCCCCTTCCACATTCTACCGCAGCCAACCGGGGCCCCCCGTCCCTCGCTCGCCCATATCTGCAGTGCCACCCTACCCAGGTTGCCCTTCTGTCGCGGGCGGTGCACGCTCGGAGCCTTGCGTGGGACAGCGAGCACTTCATGAGCCTCCTGCCGCGACCCAACCACGCCCGACTGTCCCTGCAGGAGACACGCCTGTCCAAGTGACCGCCGACTCTGCCCGCGAGTCGCCATGGAGACGGCGCAGCAGCTTCGAGCCCTACCCACCTGAACCCCCCCTTGACCTGGACGCTGACGACCTGCCGGTCAGCGAAGTCTGA